The following are from one region of the Streptomyces changanensis genome:
- a CDS encoding metallopeptidase TldD-related protein — MSRVSKPHETVERALELSRADGCVVIADEHSSANLRWAGNALTTNGVTRGRTLTVVATVDGARGTASGVVSRSAVTADELEPLVRAAEAAARAAGPAEDAQPLVTGVPQSPDFAGAPAETSSAVFGDFAPALGEAFARARSCGRELYGFASHELTSTYLGTSTGLRLRHDQPNGTLELNAKSPDRTRSAWAGRVTRDFRDVDPLALDEELARRLGWARRRVELPAGRYETLLPPTAVADLLIYQQWSAAARDAAEGRTVFARPGGGTRVGERLTPLPLTLRSDPAEPGLESAPFVIAHSSGDDASVFDNGLPLEPVDWIREGRLERLVTTRHSAGLTGSPVAPGPGNLVLDGGDGRSLEEMVAATGRGLLLTCLWYIREVDPATLLLTGLTRDGVYLVEGGEVVAEVNNFRFNESPVDLLGRATEAGRTERTLPREWGDWFTRAAMPPLRVPDFHMSSVSQGV, encoded by the coding sequence GTGAGTCGCGTCAGCAAGCCCCACGAGACCGTCGAGCGCGCCCTGGAGCTGTCTCGCGCCGACGGGTGCGTCGTCATCGCGGACGAGCACTCCTCCGCCAACCTGCGCTGGGCGGGGAACGCCCTCACGACGAACGGCGTCACCCGGGGCCGCACCCTCACGGTCGTCGCGACCGTGGACGGGGCGCGGGGCACGGCCTCGGGCGTGGTGTCCCGGTCGGCGGTGACCGCCGACGAGCTGGAGCCGCTGGTACGGGCGGCCGAGGCGGCGGCGCGCGCGGCGGGTCCCGCCGAGGACGCGCAGCCGCTGGTGACGGGCGTGCCGCAGTCGCCGGACTTCGCCGGGGCGCCGGCCGAGACCTCGTCGGCGGTGTTCGGGGACTTCGCGCCCGCGCTGGGCGAGGCCTTCGCCCGGGCCCGCTCCTGCGGGCGGGAGCTGTACGGGTTCGCCAGCCACGAGCTGACCTCCACGTACCTGGGCACGTCGACGGGGCTGCGGCTGCGGCACGACCAGCCGAACGGGACGCTGGAGCTCAACGCGAAGTCCCCGGACCGGACCCGCTCGGCGTGGGCGGGCCGGGTCACGCGGGACTTCCGGGACGTGGATCCGCTCGCGCTGGACGAGGAGCTGGCGCGCCGGCTCGGCTGGGCGCGGCGGCGGGTGGAGCTGCCGGCCGGGCGGTACGAGACGCTGCTGCCGCCGACGGCCGTGGCGGACCTGCTCATCTACCAGCAATGGTCGGCGGCGGCCCGGGACGCGGCGGAGGGTCGCACGGTGTTCGCCCGGCCGGGCGGCGGGACGCGGGTCGGCGAGCGGCTGACGCCGCTGCCGCTGACGCTGCGCAGCGACCCGGCGGAGCCGGGGCTGGAGTCGGCACCCTTCGTGATCGCCCACTCGTCGGGGGACGACGCGTCGGTGTTCGACAACGGGCTGCCGCTGGAGCCGGTCGACTGGATCCGCGAGGGCCGGCTGGAGCGGCTCGTCACGACGCGGCACAGCGCCGGGCTCACCGGTTCGCCGGTGGCGCCGGGGCCGGGGAACCTCGTCCTGGACGGCGGCGACGGGCGGTCGCTGGAGGAGATGGTGGCGGCGACCGGGCGCGGGCTGCTGCTGACCTGCCTGTGGTACATCCGCGAGGTCGACCCGGCGACGCTGCTGCTGACCGGGCTGACCCGGGACGGCGTGTACCTGGTGGAGGGCGGTGAGGTGGTCGCGGAGGTGAACAACTTCCGGTTCAACGAGTCCCCCGTGGACCTGCTCGGGCGGGCCACGGAGGCGGGCCGGACCGAGCGGACGCTGCCGCGCGAGTGGGGCGACTGGTTCACGCGCGCCGCGATGCCGCCGCTGCGGGTGCCGGACTTCCACATGAGCTCGGTGAGCCAGGGAGTGTGA
- the tyrS gene encoding tyrosine--tRNA ligase — protein MTDIVDELKWRGLFAQSTDEDALRKALADGPVTFYCGFDPTAPSLHVGHLVQVLTMRRLQLAGHRPLALVGGATGQIGDPKPTAERTLNSPETVAAWVERVRSQIEPFLIFEGDNAATMVNNLDWTGGMSAIEFLRDIGKHFRVNKMLTKDSVARRLESEQGISYTEFSYQLLQGMDFLELYRRYGCVLQQGGSDQWGNLTAGLDLIHRLEPDAVAHALATPLMTKADGTKFGKTEGGAVWLDPEMTTPYAFYQFWLNVDDRDISRYMRILSFRSRAELEELEQVTEERPQARAAQRALAEELTTLVHGAEQCASVIAASKALFGQGDLAELDAATLAAALSELPSARVSEPGLVVDLFAEVGLAPSKSAARRTVKEGGAYVNNAKVTAEDAEVSAGDLLHGRWLVLRRGKKNLAAVEVTAG, from the coding sequence GTGACGGACATCGTCGACGAGCTCAAGTGGCGCGGGCTGTTCGCCCAGTCCACCGATGAGGACGCACTGCGCAAGGCTCTCGCGGACGGTCCGGTCACGTTCTATTGCGGCTTCGACCCGACCGCCCCGAGCCTCCATGTGGGCCACCTGGTGCAGGTGCTCACCATGCGCCGGCTCCAGCTGGCGGGCCACCGCCCGCTGGCGCTGGTCGGCGGGGCGACCGGGCAGATCGGCGACCCGAAGCCGACGGCCGAGCGCACGCTGAACTCGCCGGAGACGGTCGCGGCCTGGGTGGAGCGGGTGCGCTCGCAGATCGAGCCGTTCCTGATCTTCGAGGGCGACAACGCCGCCACCATGGTCAACAACCTCGACTGGACGGGCGGCATGTCCGCCATCGAGTTCCTGCGGGACATCGGCAAGCACTTCCGCGTCAACAAGATGCTCACGAAGGACTCCGTGGCCCGGCGCCTGGAGTCGGAGCAGGGCATCAGCTACACCGAGTTCTCGTACCAGCTCCTCCAGGGCATGGACTTCCTGGAGCTGTACCGCCGGTACGGCTGCGTCCTCCAGCAGGGCGGCAGCGACCAGTGGGGCAACCTGACGGCCGGCCTGGACCTGATCCACCGCCTGGAGCCGGACGCCGTGGCGCACGCGCTGGCGACGCCGCTGATGACGAAGGCGGACGGCACCAAGTTCGGCAAGACCGAGGGCGGCGCCGTCTGGCTGGACCCGGAGATGACCACGCCGTACGCGTTCTACCAGTTCTGGCTGAACGTGGACGACCGGGACATCTCCCGTTACATGCGCATCCTCAGCTTCCGCAGCCGTGCGGAGCTGGAGGAGCTGGAGCAGGTAACCGAGGAGCGTCCGCAGGCCCGGGCGGCGCAGCGCGCGCTCGCCGAGGAGCTGACGACGCTGGTGCACGGCGCCGAGCAGTGCGCGTCCGTGATCGCCGCGTCGAAGGCGCTGTTCGGCCAGGGCGACCTGGCGGAGCTGGACGCGGCGACGCTCGCGGCGGCGCTGTCCGAGCTGCCGAGCGCGCGGGTGAGCGAGCCGGGGCTCGTGGTGGACCTCTTCGCGGAGGTCGGCCTCGCGCCGAGCAAGTCCGCCGCGCGGCGCACGGTGAAGGAGGGCGGCGCCTACGTGAACAACGCGAAGGTGACAGCCGAGGACGCCGAGGTGTCCGCCGGCGACCTGCTGCACGGCCGCTGGCTGGTGCTGCGCCGGGGGAAGAAGAACCTGGCGGCGGTCGAGGTCACCGCCGGCTGA
- a CDS encoding GlsB/YeaQ/YmgE family stress response membrane protein has translation MGWLWAIIVGFVLGLLAKAILPGKQHSPLWLITIFGIIGAIAGNALARAFGIEATPGIDWGRHALQVVAAVVVVGIGEMLYMSMRGNRQRA, from the coding sequence ATGGGCTGGTTGTGGGCGATTATCGTGGGGTTCGTGCTCGGACTGCTGGCGAAGGCCATCCTGCCGGGCAAGCAGCACAGCCCACTGTGGCTGATCACCATCTTCGGCATCATCGGTGCCATCGCCGGCAACGCCCTGGCCCGCGCGTTCGGGATCGAGGCGACCCCCGGCATCGACTGGGGTCGGCACGCGCTGCAGGTGGTCGCGGCCGTCGTCGTCGTGGGGATCGGGGAAATGCTCTACATGTCCATGCGGGGCAACCGCCAACGGGCCTGA
- a CDS encoding DUF3099 domain-containing protein, with product MRKHGGGGGQVFTITGARQGLADDVRGRQRRYVISMTVRTLAVIAAAALWNVERHVAVVALVLGAVVPYVAVVIANAGRETAPKLPSTFVSAPPVAHPVLEAPRPQDRTATGTGDADGAGDTTGHGAGDAPGARPAGPDGAGERTEKLKKSSDQ from the coding sequence ATGCGGAAGCACGGCGGCGGTGGTGGTCAGGTCTTCACGATCACGGGTGCACGGCAGGGCCTCGCGGACGACGTCCGCGGGCGTCAGCGTCGTTACGTGATCTCGATGACGGTCCGCACGTTGGCGGTGATCGCCGCCGCGGCGCTGTGGAACGTCGAGCGGCACGTGGCGGTCGTGGCCCTGGTGCTGGGCGCGGTCGTGCCGTATGTGGCGGTGGTGATCGCGAACGCCGGGCGGGAGACCGCGCCGAAGCTGCCGTCCACGTTCGTGTCGGCGCCGCCCGTGGCCCACCCGGTGCTGGAGGCCCCGCGCCCGCAGGACAGGACCGCGACCGGCACCGGGGACGCTGACGGAGCCGGGGACACCACGGGGCACGGCGCCGGGGACGCCCCGGGCGCGCGGCCCGCGGGCCCGGACGGGGCCGGGGAGCGCACCGAAAAGCTCAAGAAAAGCTCAGATCAATAG
- the moaA gene encoding GTP 3',8-cyclase MoaA, which yields MLIDTYGRVATDLRVSLTDRCNLRCTYCMPEEGLQWLAKPDLLTDDEIVRLIRIAVTSLGVTEVRFTGGEPLLRPGLVSIVERCAALEPRPRMSLTTNGIGLKRTAAALRDAGLDRVNVSLDTLRPDVFKALTRRDRHHDVLDGLAAAREAGLTPVKVNAVLMPGLNADEAPDLLAWAVAHDYELRFIEQMPLDAQHGWKRDGMITAGDILESLRTRFTLTPEEDEERGSAPAERWLVDGGPHRVGVIASVTRPFCRACDRTRLTADGQVRTCLFAREETDLRGALRSDAPDEEVAALWRRAMWGKKAGSGLDDPSFLQPDRPMSAIGG from the coding sequence GTGCTCATCGACACATACGGCCGGGTGGCCACGGACCTCCGGGTCTCGCTCACCGACCGGTGCAACCTGCGCTGCACCTACTGCATGCCCGAGGAGGGCCTGCAGTGGCTGGCCAAGCCCGACCTCCTCACCGACGACGAGATCGTCCGCCTCATACGGATCGCCGTCACGTCGCTCGGCGTCACCGAGGTCCGCTTCACCGGGGGCGAGCCCCTGCTGCGCCCCGGCCTCGTCTCCATCGTCGAGCGGTGCGCCGCCCTGGAGCCCCGGCCCCGGATGTCGCTGACCACCAACGGCATCGGGCTCAAGCGCACCGCCGCCGCCCTCAGGGACGCCGGCCTGGACCGGGTCAACGTCTCCCTCGACACGCTGCGCCCCGACGTGTTCAAGGCCCTCACCCGGCGCGACCGCCACCACGACGTGCTGGACGGGCTGGCCGCCGCCCGCGAGGCCGGCCTCACCCCGGTCAAGGTCAACGCCGTGCTCATGCCCGGGCTCAACGCCGACGAGGCCCCCGATCTGCTGGCCTGGGCCGTCGCCCACGACTACGAACTGCGGTTCATCGAGCAGATGCCGCTCGACGCCCAGCACGGCTGGAAGCGTGACGGCATGATCACCGCCGGGGACATCCTGGAGTCGCTGCGCACCCGCTTCACCCTCACGCCGGAGGAGGACGAGGAGCGCGGCTCGGCGCCCGCCGAGCGGTGGCTCGTCGACGGCGGCCCGCACCGCGTCGGTGTCATCGCCTCCGTCACCCGCCCCTTCTGCCGGGCCTGCGACCGCACCCGCCTCACCGCCGACGGCCAGGTCCGCACGTGCCTGTTCGCCCGCGAGGAGACCGACCTGCGCGGCGCGCTGCGCTCCGACGCCCCGGACGAGGAGGTCGCCGCGCTGTGGCGGCGGGCCATGTGGGGCAAGAAGGCCGGTTCCGGTCTGGACGACCCGTCGTTCCTCCAGCCCGATCGGCCCATGTCCGCCATCGGCGGCTGA
- a CDS encoding solute symporter family protein, with protein sequence MSTHTLAAAAASEHRTLIITLFACFVVATLFITVWAGRQTKDAADFYAGGRQFTGFQNGLAISGDYMSAASFLGIAGAIALFGYDGFLYSIGFLVAWLVALLLVAEPLRNSGRYTMGDVLAYRMRQRPVRTAAGTSTIVVSIFYLLAQMAGAGVLVSLLLGITSDAGKIAIVALVGLLMILYVTIGGMKGTTWVQMVKAVLLIAGTLLITFLVLMKFDFNVSELLGRAAENSGHGAAFLEPGLKYGATATSKLDFLSLGIALVLGTAGLPHILIRFYTVPTAKAARKSVNWAIGIIGAFYLMTIALGFGAAALVGPAEITASNKAGNTAAPLLALHIGGADSPAGAILLAVISAVAFATILAVVAGLTLASSSSFAHDIYANVIRKGQATDQEEVRAARWATVFIGVVSIALGALARDLNVAGLVALAFAVAASANLPTILYSLFWKRFTTQGALWSIYGGLAASVFLVLFSPVVSGKASSMFPDVDFAWFPLENPGLISIPLGFLLGWLGSLLSKEEPDKGKFAELEVKSLTGVGAH encoded by the coding sequence ATGAGCACGCACACCCTCGCCGCGGCGGCCGCGAGCGAGCACCGGACGCTGATCATCACGCTCTTCGCGTGCTTCGTCGTCGCCACGCTCTTCATCACCGTGTGGGCCGGCCGCCAGACGAAGGACGCCGCCGACTTCTACGCCGGCGGCCGCCAGTTCACCGGTTTCCAGAACGGCCTGGCCATCTCCGGCGACTACATGTCCGCCGCGTCGTTCCTCGGCATCGCCGGCGCCATCGCCCTCTTCGGCTACGACGGCTTCCTGTACTCCATCGGCTTCCTCGTCGCCTGGCTGGTGGCCCTGCTGCTGGTGGCCGAACCGCTGCGCAACTCCGGCCGCTACACCATGGGCGACGTCCTCGCGTACCGCATGCGCCAACGGCCGGTCCGCACCGCCGCCGGCACCTCCACCATCGTCGTGTCGATCTTCTACCTGCTGGCGCAGATGGCCGGCGCGGGCGTCCTCGTCTCGCTGCTCCTCGGCATCACCAGCGACGCCGGCAAGATCGCCATCGTGGCGCTGGTGGGCCTGCTGATGATCCTGTACGTGACGATCGGCGGCATGAAGGGCACCACCTGGGTGCAGATGGTCAAGGCCGTCCTGCTCATCGCGGGGACCCTGCTCATCACCTTCCTGGTCCTGATGAAGTTCGACTTCAACGTCTCCGAGCTGCTCGGCCGGGCCGCCGAGAACAGCGGCCACGGCGCCGCGTTCCTGGAGCCGGGTCTCAAGTACGGCGCCACCGCCACCTCGAAGCTCGACTTCCTCTCCCTCGGCATCGCCCTCGTCCTCGGCACGGCGGGACTGCCGCACATCCTCATCCGCTTCTACACCGTGCCCACCGCCAAGGCCGCCCGGAAGTCCGTGAACTGGGCCATCGGCATCATCGGCGCCTTCTACCTGATGACGATCGCCCTCGGCTTCGGCGCCGCCGCCCTCGTCGGCCCGGCCGAGATCACCGCCTCGAACAAGGCGGGCAACACCGCGGCGCCGCTCCTCGCGCTGCACATCGGCGGCGCGGACTCCCCGGCCGGCGCGATCCTGCTCGCGGTGATCTCGGCGGTCGCCTTCGCGACCATCCTCGCCGTCGTCGCCGGCCTCACCCTCGCCTCGTCGTCGTCCTTCGCCCACGACATCTACGCCAACGTCATCCGCAAGGGCCAGGCGACCGACCAGGAGGAGGTCCGGGCCGCCCGCTGGGCGACCGTCTTCATCGGCGTCGTCTCCATCGCGCTCGGCGCGCTCGCCCGCGACCTGAACGTCGCCGGGCTCGTCGCGCTCGCCTTCGCGGTGGCCGCCTCCGCGAACCTGCCGACGATCCTCTACAGCCTGTTCTGGAAGCGCTTCACCACCCAGGGCGCCCTCTGGTCGATCTACGGCGGCCTCGCCGCGTCCGTCTTCCTCGTGCTCTTCTCGCCGGTCGTCTCCGGCAAGGCCAGCTCGATGTTCCCGGACGTCGACTTCGCCTGGTTCCCGCTGGAGAACCCCGGCCTGATCTCCATCCCGCTGGGCTTCCTGCTCGGCTGGCTCGGCTCCCTGCTGTCCAAGGAGGAGCCGGACAAGGGCAAGTTCGCCGAGCTGGAGGTCAAGTCCCTCACCGGTGTCGGAGCGCACTGA
- a CDS encoding DUF485 domain-containing protein, with translation MATEAPPPPGGADTRPAQPPTEAFVQTQESAEFRELRRTHRSFAFPLTFAFIAWYLLYVLLSNYAGGLMGTQVIGNINVALVLGLAQFLTTFLITWLYARHAARRLDPRAEAIRARMENEQRAEADA, from the coding sequence TTGGCCACCGAAGCACCGCCGCCCCCAGGGGGCGCGGACACCCGCCCCGCCCAGCCACCGACGGAGGCCTTCGTCCAGACCCAGGAGAGCGCGGAGTTCCGCGAACTGCGCCGTACCCACCGCTCCTTCGCCTTCCCGCTCACCTTCGCCTTCATCGCCTGGTACCTGCTGTACGTCCTGCTGTCGAACTACGCGGGCGGCCTGATGGGCACTCAGGTCATCGGCAACATCAACGTCGCCCTCGTGCTGGGCCTCGCCCAGTTCCTGACGACGTTCCTCATCACCTGGCTCTACGCGCGGCACGCGGCGCGGCGGTTGGACCCGCGGGCCGAGGCCATCAGGGCCCGCATGGAGAACGAGCAGCGCGCGGAGGCCGACGCATGA
- a CDS encoding S8 family serine peptidase, giving the protein MAHLGTRRGRALALPVGLALTASLGFLPAGAASAAPAADVPAVVAADGPNLSYVVNTKGGRHTAAVKKAISAAGGTVVASYDAIGVIVAHSKNPAFAQTVRTAKGVQSAGATRTAPLAPVATKDVDEAAQPLTAAEARAAAAEADADQDPLEPLQWSLPAIKADKAHERTLGSSKVTVAVIDTGVDDTHPDLAPNFDRAASANCVTGKADTTEGSWRPAPGESDHGTHVAGTIAAAKNGVGVTGVAPGVKVSGIKVSNPDGFFYTEAVVCGFMWAADHGVEVTNNSYYVDPWLYNCTNDPDQGALVEALTRATRYAERKGSVNVAAAGNSDTDLASDSVTDTTSPNDTETVERVVDPSQCPDIPTMLPGVVTVSSTGAKTLKSSFSNYGLGVVDIAAPGGDRTEYQTPQAPAVNGRILSTTVNGGYNYKAGTSMASPHVAGVVALIKSKHPRATPAMVKALLYGQADDTACTNPYDYDADGEVDAVCEGGKRYNGFYGHGMVDALDAVRW; this is encoded by the coding sequence ATGGCTCATCTGGGAACCAGGCGCGGGCGCGCACTCGCTCTGCCCGTCGGTCTGGCGCTCACGGCCTCGCTCGGCTTCCTGCCGGCGGGTGCCGCCTCGGCCGCCCCCGCCGCCGATGTTCCGGCCGTCGTCGCCGCGGACGGCCCGAACCTCTCGTACGTGGTGAACACGAAGGGCGGTCGCCACACCGCCGCCGTGAAGAAGGCGATATCCGCGGCGGGCGGCACGGTCGTCGCGTCGTACGACGCGATCGGCGTCATCGTCGCCCACTCGAAGAACCCCGCGTTCGCGCAGACCGTCCGCACCGCCAAGGGCGTGCAGTCGGCCGGTGCCACGCGGACCGCGCCGCTGGCCCCCGTCGCGACGAAGGACGTCGACGAGGCAGCGCAGCCGCTCACCGCGGCGGAGGCCCGCGCGGCCGCCGCCGAGGCGGACGCCGACCAGGACCCGCTGGAGCCGCTGCAGTGGAGCCTGCCCGCCATCAAGGCGGACAAGGCCCACGAGCGGACGCTCGGCAGCAGCAAGGTCACGGTCGCCGTCATCGACACGGGCGTCGACGACACCCACCCCGACCTGGCCCCCAACTTCGACCGCGCCGCGTCCGCGAACTGCGTGACCGGCAAGGCCGACACCACCGAGGGCTCGTGGCGGCCGGCGCCGGGCGAGAGCGACCACGGCACGCACGTCGCCGGGACGATCGCCGCGGCGAAGAACGGCGTCGGCGTGACCGGTGTCGCGCCGGGCGTGAAGGTCTCGGGCATCAAGGTGTCGAACCCGGACGGCTTCTTCTACACGGAGGCCGTCGTCTGCGGCTTCATGTGGGCGGCCGACCACGGCGTCGAGGTCACCAACAACAGCTATTACGTGGACCCGTGGCTGTACAACTGCACGAACGACCCGGACCAGGGCGCCCTGGTCGAGGCGCTGACGCGGGCCACGCGGTACGCGGAGCGCAAGGGGTCGGTCAACGTCGCGGCGGCCGGCAACTCCGACACGGACCTGGCGTCGGACTCGGTCACGGACACCACGAGCCCGAACGACACCGAGACGGTGGAGCGGGTCGTCGACCCGAGCCAGTGCCCGGACATCCCGACGATGCTGCCGGGTGTCGTCACGGTCTCGTCGACCGGCGCCAAGACGCTGAAGTCCTCGTTCTCGAACTACGGCCTGGGCGTGGTGGACATCGCCGCCCCCGGCGGTGACCGGACCGAGTACCAGACGCCGCAGGCCCCGGCCGTCAACGGCCGGATCCTGTCGACGACGGTCAACGGCGGCTACAACTACAAGGCGGGCACGTCCATGGCGTCCCCGCACGTCGCGGGTGTCGTGGCGCTGATCAAGTCGAAGCACCCGCGGGCCACGCCCGCCATGGTGAAGGCGCTGCTGTACGGGCAGGCCGACGACACGGCGTGCACCAACCCGTACGACTACGACGCCGACGGGGAGGTCGACGCCGTATGTGAGGGCGGGAAGCGCTACAACGGCTTCTACGGCCACGGCATGGTCGACGCGCTGGACGCGGTCCGCTGGTGA
- a CDS encoding CoA transferase, which yields MNRAMTHTWAALGADPETPERVAYHRVPGLLPSRLPVAELARTTVAVCALAAAELAAARGGGAVPRVAVDDAAVTAAFHSERHVTLDGRSGGGFAPLSRFWRTADGWVRTHANYPHHRDRLLTALGLPAGADGGAVADALAGRRAVEVEETVYAAGGLAVAVRDADTWAAGQGAPLAGRPVLDLERTGDAPGPAAGVPFAGASVGAPCAGIRVLDLTRVLAGPVATRTLSLLGADVLRVDAPELPESQEAHDDTGNGKRSTLLDLRRSADRRTFEELLSTADVVVTGYRPGALDRFGLAPGALAERRPGLVVARLSAWGGSGPWGGRRGFDSLVQAATGIALTEGGGSEPGALPAQALDHGTGYLVAAAVLRALTERHRGGGTWRVEAALTRTAHLLTHGTDREDPAPGASPTAGGGAAPTPRLLERDTPRGRLRYAPSPVSYEGGPRDWARPPGRWGADAPRWTT from the coding sequence ATGAACAGGGCGATGACCCACACCTGGGCGGCACTGGGTGCCGATCCGGAGACGCCGGAGCGGGTGGCGTACCACCGCGTACCGGGCCTGCTCCCCTCCCGGCTGCCCGTGGCGGAGCTGGCGCGTACCACCGTCGCGGTGTGTGCGCTGGCCGCGGCGGAGCTCGCCGCCGCGCGCGGCGGGGGCGCGGTGCCGCGGGTCGCGGTCGACGACGCGGCGGTCACCGCGGCCTTCCACAGCGAGCGGCACGTGACGCTCGACGGACGGTCGGGCGGCGGTTTCGCCCCGCTCTCCCGCTTCTGGCGCACGGCCGACGGCTGGGTGCGCACCCACGCGAACTACCCGCACCACCGCGACCGGTTGCTGACCGCGCTGGGACTGCCCGCCGGCGCGGACGGCGGGGCCGTCGCGGACGCGCTGGCCGGGCGCCGGGCGGTGGAGGTCGAGGAGACCGTGTACGCGGCGGGAGGCCTGGCCGTCGCCGTCCGGGACGCCGACACCTGGGCCGCCGGGCAGGGCGCGCCACTCGCGGGACGACCCGTACTGGACCTCGAACGGACCGGCGACGCGCCGGGCCCCGCGGCGGGCGTGCCCTTCGCCGGCGCGAGCGTGGGTGCGCCGTGCGCCGGGATACGGGTGCTGGACCTGACGCGGGTGCTCGCCGGGCCGGTCGCCACACGCACCCTCTCCCTGTTGGGCGCCGACGTCCTGCGGGTGGACGCCCCGGAGCTCCCGGAGAGCCAGGAGGCGCACGACGACACGGGGAACGGCAAGCGCTCGACGCTCCTGGACCTGCGCCGGAGCGCCGACCGGCGGACTTTCGAGGAGTTGCTGTCGACCGCCGACGTGGTCGTCACCGGCTACCGCCCCGGCGCGCTGGACCGGTTCGGGCTCGCCCCCGGGGCCCTTGCCGAGCGCCGTCCCGGCCTGGTGGTCGCCCGGCTGTCGGCGTGGGGCGGGTCGGGGCCGTGGGGCGGCCGGCGCGGCTTCGACAGCCTGGTGCAGGCGGCGACGGGCATCGCCCTGACGGAGGGCGGCGGCTCGGAGCCGGGCGCCCTCCCGGCGCAGGCCCTCGACCACGGCACCGGCTACCTGGTGGCCGCGGCGGTCCTCCGCGCCCTGACGGAACGCCACCGTGGCGGCGGCACCTGGCGCGTCGAGGCGGCACTGACCCGGACCGCGCACCTGCTCACCCACGGCACGGACCGCGAGGACCCGGCGCCTGGTGCCTCCCCCACCGCCGGCGGGGGCGCGGCGCCCACCCCCCGACTGCTGGAGCGGGACACCCCGCGCGGGCGGCTGCGGTACGCCCCCTCCCCCGTCAGCTACGAGGGCGGACCCCGGGACTGGGCGCGGCCGCCGGGCCGGTGGGGAGCGGACGCCCCGCGCTGGACGACGTGA
- a CDS encoding lysoplasmalogenase, whose protein sequence is MRLLPPLFAAVLAVDLIALLAGSGVGHAVAKPLLMPLLAGYAALRGAPRTLVAALLFGWGGDVFLLLDAEWAFLVGMGSFAAGHVCYLLLFGRARTSPLLGAGYGVALVAVVLLLWPDLPAPLRIPVAGYSLLLAAMAYRALFLFSDTLIATGVADWPQAPVPDFWIMLTYGAAQYLLATGVLTSSSAGRPLPTGPAAAPSPGVRPRS, encoded by the coding sequence GTGCGCCTCCTGCCGCCGCTCTTCGCGGCCGTCCTCGCCGTCGACCTCATCGCGCTGCTCGCCGGCTCCGGCGTCGGCCACGCGGTGGCCAAGCCACTGCTGATGCCGCTGCTCGCGGGGTACGCGGCCCTGCGCGGCGCGCCCCGCACGCTGGTCGCCGCCCTCCTCTTCGGCTGGGGCGGCGACGTGTTCCTGCTCCTCGACGCGGAGTGGGCCTTCCTCGTCGGCATGGGGTCGTTCGCCGCCGGGCACGTCTGCTACCTGCTGCTTTTCGGGCGGGCCCGCACCTCGCCGCTGCTGGGCGCCGGTTACGGCGTCGCGCTCGTCGCCGTGGTGCTCCTGCTGTGGCCGGACCTCCCCGCGCCCCTGCGGATCCCGGTCGCCGGGTACTCCCTGCTGCTCGCCGCCATGGCGTACCGGGCGCTGTTCCTGTTCTCCGACACGCTCATCGCGACCGGCGTCGCCGACTGGCCGCAGGCGCCCGTCCCCGACTTCTGGATCATGCTCACCTACGGCGCCGCGCAGTACCTGCTGGCCACCGGCGTGCTCACGTCGTCCAGCGCGGGGCGTCCGCTCCCCACCGGCCCGGCGGCCGCGCCCAGTCCCGGGGTCCGCCCTCGTAGCTGA